One Bifidobacterium angulatum DSM 20098 = JCM 7096 DNA window includes the following coding sequences:
- a CDS encoding UTP--glucose-1-phosphate uridylyltransferase, with protein MPDQFDQFAAKMREHDMSETAISQFHRLYDVWKADEGSTWIRESDVEPLTDVPSFHDVYETIDHDEAVNAFAKTAFLKLNGGLGTSMGLDCAKSLLPVRRHKARQMRFIDIILGQVITTRQRLGVELPMTLMNSFRTSEDTMKVIHANRKFHQTGIPTEIIQHVEPKIDLATGAPVSFPSNPDLEWCPPGHGDLFSTIWESGLLDTLQEHGFKYLFISNSDNLGARPSRTLAQHFENTGAPFMVEVATRTYADRKGGHIVRDKATGRLLLREMSQVHDDDKADAQNIDKHPYFNTNSIWVRIDALKEKLAEYNGVLPLPVIRNMKTVDPTDSSSTPVVQLETAMGAAISLFEGAICVQVDRMRFLPVKTTDDLFIMRSDRFHLTDSYEMEDGNYIFPSVKLDPRYYKNIHDFDERFPYSVPSLAAANSVTIEGDWTFGRDVAMFADAKLSDEGVPCYVPNGEYVGPQGVEPDNWI; from the coding sequence TTCGTGAGTCCGATGTGGAGCCGTTGACCGACGTGCCCAGCTTCCATGACGTCTATGAGACCATCGACCATGATGAGGCGGTCAATGCATTCGCCAAGACCGCATTCCTCAAACTCAACGGTGGCCTCGGCACCTCCATGGGTCTTGATTGTGCGAAATCGCTGCTGCCGGTGCGCCGCCATAAGGCTCGTCAGATGCGCTTCATCGACATTATCCTCGGTCAGGTCATCACCACTCGCCAGCGGCTCGGTGTGGAGCTGCCGATGACCTTGATGAACTCTTTCCGCACGTCGGAAGACACCATGAAGGTCATCCACGCCAATAGAAAGTTCCATCAGACCGGCATTCCCACTGAGATCATCCAGCATGTGGAGCCGAAGATCGATCTTGCCACCGGTGCGCCCGTATCGTTCCCCTCCAACCCCGACCTGGAATGGTGTCCGCCTGGTCATGGCGATCTGTTCTCCACCATCTGGGAATCCGGTCTGCTCGACACCCTTCAGGAGCATGGTTTCAAATACCTGTTCATTTCCAATTCCGACAATCTCGGTGCGCGCCCGTCACGCACGCTGGCTCAGCATTTCGAAAACACCGGCGCACCATTCATGGTCGAAGTGGCCACTCGCACCTATGCCGATCGCAAAGGCGGCCACATCGTCCGTGACAAGGCGACGGGGCGTCTGCTGCTGCGCGAGATGAGCCAGGTGCATGATGACGACAAGGCCGATGCGCAGAACATCGATAAGCACCCGTATTTCAACACGAACTCGATTTGGGTGCGTATCGACGCGCTGAAGGAAAAGCTCGCCGAATACAACGGCGTGCTTCCGTTGCCAGTCATTCGCAATATGAAGACGGTGGATCCCACCGATTCTTCCAGCACGCCGGTGGTTCAGCTGGAAACCGCCATGGGTGCGGCGATCAGCCTATTCGAAGGCGCAATCTGCGTTCAGGTCGATCGTATGCGTTTCCTACCGGTCAAAACCACCGACGATCTGTTCATCATGAGGTCCGATCGCTTCCATCTGACGGATTCATATGAGATGGAGGACGGCAACTATATTTTCCCGAGTGTCAAACTCGACCCGCGTTACTACAAGAACATCCATGATTTCGACGAACGATTCCCGTATTCGGTGCCTTCGCTGGCCGCAGCCAATTCCGTCACCATCGAGGGGGATTGGACGTTCGGTAGGGATGTCGCCATGTTCGCTGATGCAAAACTCAGCGATGAGGGGGTGCCTTGTTATGTGCCGAACGGCGAATATGTCGGCCCTCAGGGGGTGGAACCCGATAATTGGATATGA